One Lactobacillus crispatus DNA segment encodes these proteins:
- a CDS encoding methionine ABC transporter ATP-binding protein yields MSIVELKNVEVAFPQKKGEPVKAVNNVSLSIEKGDIYGIVGFSGAGKSTLVRTVNLLQKPTAGSITVDGTEFVKDGKQVISNKELQLKRRNIGMIFQGFNLLNETTVLENVAFALKHEKLSDEELEKRSLELLDLVDLKDKADFYPAELSGGQQQRVAIARALANNPDILISDEATSALDPQNTQQILDLLKRLNKKFHLTVILITHEMDAVKKIATKVAVMEHGNVIEDGSLRDVFLHPKQDLTKKFVGGSLEAISTLNSLALDKLGKNEAIYQLVYSVANVTKSIIIELYKQIGVEVSMLYGNVELLNEEPIGTLVVLVEGDPAKQKQTQEFLAKQNVTFTRLDEKGNVYHD; encoded by the coding sequence ATGAGTATTGTTGAATTAAAAAATGTAGAAGTGGCCTTCCCTCAGAAGAAGGGCGAACCAGTTAAAGCAGTGAATAATGTTTCTCTTTCCATTGAAAAAGGCGACATTTATGGAATTGTAGGTTTCTCTGGTGCCGGTAAGTCAACTTTAGTTAGAACGGTCAATCTTTTACAAAAACCAACTGCCGGTAGTATTACCGTTGATGGCACTGAATTTGTTAAAGATGGCAAGCAGGTGATTTCTAATAAAGAATTGCAATTAAAGCGCAGAAACATCGGAATGATCTTCCAGGGTTTTAACCTATTAAATGAAACGACTGTATTAGAAAATGTAGCCTTTGCCTTAAAACATGAAAAGTTGAGTGATGAGGAATTAGAAAAACGGTCATTGGAACTGCTTGATCTGGTTGACTTAAAAGATAAGGCTGACTTTTATCCAGCTGAATTATCTGGTGGGCAACAACAAAGAGTAGCGATTGCTAGAGCTTTGGCTAATAATCCAGATATTTTGATCTCTGATGAAGCAACCAGTGCCTTGGACCCACAAAATACGCAACAAATCTTGGACCTGCTTAAGCGTTTGAACAAAAAGTTCCACTTAACGGTCATCTTAATCACGCACGAAATGGATGCTGTTAAGAAGATTGCCACTAAGGTCGCCGTCATGGAACACGGCAATGTGATTGAAGACGGCAGTTTGCGAGATGTCTTCTTACATCCTAAGCAGGATTTAACCAAGAAGTTTGTTGGTGGATCACTTGAAGCGATTTCTACTTTGAATTCATTGGCGCTTGATAAGCTTGGCAAAAATGAAGCAATTTATCAATTAGTTTACAGCGTAGCTAATGTGACTAAATCAATCATTATTGAATTGTATAAGCAAATTGGCGTAGAAGTTTCAATGCTTTATGGGAATGTTGAACTTTTGAATGAAGAGCCAATTGGTACTTTGGTGGTATTGGTGGAAGGCGATCCAGCTAAGCAAAAGCAAACACAAGAATTTTTGGCTAAGCAAAATGTGACATTTACACGTTTAGATGAAAAGGGGAATGTATATCATGATTAG
- a CDS encoding HAD-IC family P-type ATPase: MTDKQITGLTQAEVDQRIQNGQVNQAIDDQSKTATQIIRENVFTYFNLIFAILAVLLVFVGAWNDLTFLPVIVLNTIIGIVQELRAKKVLSKLNVMNATEIIAVRDGQEEKIPIEKLVQDDVVLLQTGDQIPADARVISGELRVNEALLTGESDEITKTKDAELMSGSFVVSGKAYAVLEKVGKDSYISKLTIEAKAMGSVEQSEMVRSINRLVKWVGIIIIPVGIALFNQSFFLNNIGLKRSITSMEAALIGMIPEGLYLLTTIALALAAMRLARQEVMLHDMKSVETLARVNVLCVDKTGTITEPKMAVEKAVSSKNFTGDLSSIIADFAKNMPADNATMKAIQAYFKDGTKTADSILPFTSVNKYSGVIFGNQTTLIGAPEMVLRDQFAQYQTEFEKYAAEGYRVLIAANYPGVLTEDNSALKENVQVLGYILLSNPIRKEAKSTFQYFNQQGVDIKVISGDNPVTVARVAKQAGINGADKYIDAQTIKDGEYEQAVQNYNVFGRVKPDQKRKFVVALQNQGNTVAMTGDGVNDILAMKKADCSIAMASGNSAAVQASQVVLLDSNFAKMPLVVNQGRQVVNNIQRSASLFLVKNIFSFLMAIFSLIMTINYPLQPAQITLISAFTIGLPSFLLALESNHKRIRGKFMPNVLARAIPGGLTDWLAVAILVIAGASISLDHGQVGTTATMLLVLVGFMVMYHISAPINKFRLAVMGLSVICIIGSTIFFPRLFSLTMLNNKSLFILAVLFCAAVTIFRWLSKILDGVAEVLVVFDQKGKNMTFAEFKEAYDRGKNNVK, translated from the coding sequence ATGACAGATAAACAAATAACGGGATTAACTCAAGCTGAAGTTGATCAAAGAATTCAAAATGGACAGGTTAATCAAGCCATTGATGACCAGTCCAAAACAGCTACTCAAATAATTCGAGAAAATGTCTTTACTTATTTTAACTTGATTTTTGCTATTTTGGCTGTGCTATTGGTGTTTGTTGGTGCCTGGAACGATCTGACTTTTTTACCAGTGATTGTTTTAAACACGATTATCGGTATTGTGCAGGAGCTTCGTGCTAAAAAAGTTTTAAGCAAGTTAAACGTGATGAATGCGACGGAAATTATCGCGGTACGTGATGGGCAAGAAGAAAAAATTCCCATCGAAAAATTGGTTCAAGATGATGTCGTTCTTTTACAAACTGGTGACCAGATTCCAGCTGATGCGCGGGTAATCTCAGGTGAGCTGCGGGTTAATGAAGCCTTGTTGACAGGTGAATCTGATGAAATCACTAAGACTAAAGACGCAGAATTAATGTCAGGTTCTTTTGTAGTTTCCGGTAAGGCTTATGCCGTCTTAGAAAAAGTGGGTAAAGACTCATATATTTCTAAATTAACGATCGAAGCAAAGGCAATGGGCAGTGTTGAACAATCTGAAATGGTGCGTTCAATCAATCGTCTGGTTAAATGGGTCGGCATCATCATTATTCCAGTGGGAATTGCCCTATTTAATCAGAGTTTCTTTTTGAATAATATTGGACTCAAGCGTAGTATCACTTCCATGGAAGCTGCTTTAATTGGAATGATTCCAGAAGGGCTATATTTATTGACTACGATTGCCTTAGCTCTAGCTGCTATGCGATTAGCGCGACAAGAAGTAATGCTGCACGATATGAAGAGTGTTGAAACTTTAGCCCGAGTAAATGTCCTTTGTGTAGATAAAACGGGAACAATCACCGAACCGAAGATGGCCGTAGAAAAAGCTGTTAGTAGCAAGAATTTTACTGGTGATTTAAGTAGCATCATTGCGGATTTTGCTAAAAACATGCCAGCTGATAACGCGACGATGAAGGCGATTCAAGCCTATTTTAAAGATGGAACCAAAACGGCGGATAGCATTTTGCCTTTTACCTCAGTCAATAAATATTCTGGTGTAATTTTTGGCAATCAGACAACTTTAATTGGTGCGCCTGAAATGGTTTTGCGTGATCAATTTGCGCAATATCAAACTGAATTTGAAAAATATGCGGCAGAAGGCTACCGGGTGTTGATTGCGGCTAATTATCCTGGCGTATTAACTGAAGATAATTCCGCCTTAAAGGAAAATGTACAAGTTCTCGGTTATATTTTATTGTCGAATCCAATTCGTAAAGAAGCCAAGTCAACTTTTCAATATTTTAACCAGCAAGGTGTTGATATCAAGGTTATTTCTGGGGATAATCCGGTAACCGTTGCTCGAGTAGCTAAGCAAGCTGGAATTAATGGGGCAGATAAGTATATCGATGCGCAAACCATTAAAGATGGTGAATATGAGCAGGCCGTGCAAAACTATAATGTCTTTGGCCGAGTTAAGCCTGATCAAAAGCGAAAGTTTGTCGTTGCTTTGCAAAATCAAGGTAATACCGTAGCCATGACTGGTGACGGAGTTAACGATATTTTAGCGATGAAAAAGGCGGATTGCTCAATCGCTATGGCTTCTGGTAATAGTGCTGCAGTGCAAGCTTCACAAGTGGTTTTGCTCGATTCTAATTTTGCTAAAATGCCGTTAGTGGTGAACCAAGGCAGGCAAGTAGTTAATAACATTCAACGTTCAGCCAGCTTGTTCTTGGTGAAAAATATTTTTTCATTCTTGATGGCCATCTTCTCTTTGATTATGACAATCAATTATCCGCTGCAGCCAGCCCAGATCACATTGATCTCTGCATTTACAATTGGCTTGCCGTCGTTTTTATTGGCCTTAGAAAGCAACCACAAGCGAATTCGTGGAAAGTTTATGCCAAATGTTTTAGCTCGGGCAATTCCAGGGGGCTTAACAGATTGGCTGGCAGTTGCAATTTTAGTCATTGCAGGGGCCTCTATCTCACTTGATCATGGTCAGGTAGGCACGACAGCGACTATGTTGCTAGTCTTAGTTGGTTTTATGGTGATGTATCATATTTCGGCACCAATAAACAAATTTAGACTTGCTGTTATGGGCTTATCAGTTATCTGTATTATTGGCTCAACTATCTTTTTCCCAAGATTGTTCTCATTGACAATGCTTAATAACAAATCATTATTTATTTTGGCGGTCTTATTCTGTGCGGCAGTGACTATCTTTAGATGGTTATCTAAAATTTTGGATGGAGTCGCCGAAGTGTTGGTTGTCTTTGATCAAAAAGGAAAGAACATGACTTTTGCGGAATTCAAGGAAGCATATGATCGTGGCAAAAATAATGTGAAATAA
- a CDS encoding DNA/RNA non-specific endonuclease, with amino-acid sequence MKKNRFRSFALSLAAAIGFISFANTNVPCNNQTVYAVSDKALVNLKYHNKEIVTVDHDQPQFSKSTLSKKKGPWQKYSQLDYLNRAHAANALLNKRLMPHSQRAALTWNPTGWHNKRIASGWLYNRCHLIGYQLTGQNNNPRNLITGTRELNDPDMLKYENEVAEYLRSSSKNYVRYRVTPIFKGNDLLANGVEMEAEATSKNGPRFNVYIFNEQPGMLLNYKTGTSKVKHGSSTIAEHVKSRKRSTSRVTKKRTIHHIKGTVSTAEHRVVGNRRSKIYHVMNGQNYHMSSANAVYFNSEAAAQAAGYRKSLR; translated from the coding sequence ATGAAGAAAAATCGCTTTCGAAGTTTTGCTCTCTCATTAGCTGCAGCAATTGGATTCATTTCTTTTGCTAATACTAATGTCCCATGCAACAATCAAACCGTCTATGCTGTTTCAGATAAAGCATTAGTCAATTTGAAATACCACAACAAAGAAATTGTGACCGTTGATCATGATCAGCCGCAGTTTTCTAAGAGTACACTGAGCAAGAAAAAAGGTCCATGGCAAAAATATAGCCAATTAGATTATTTGAACCGAGCTCATGCTGCTAATGCTTTACTAAATAAAAGATTAATGCCACATAGTCAGCGTGCGGCTTTAACTTGGAATCCGACCGGCTGGCATAATAAACGAATCGCTAGTGGTTGGTTGTATAATCGGTGCCATCTAATCGGCTATCAGTTGACTGGTCAAAACAACAATCCACGCAATTTGATTACCGGTACGCGTGAATTAAATGATCCGGATATGCTTAAATATGAAAATGAGGTTGCTGAATATTTACGTAGTTCGAGCAAAAACTATGTCCGCTATCGGGTTACTCCAATATTTAAAGGGAATGACCTATTAGCTAACGGCGTTGAAATGGAAGCCGAAGCAACTAGCAAAAACGGGCCTCGCTTTAATGTCTACATTTTTAATGAGCAACCTGGTATGTTGCTTAATTACAAGACCGGTACTTCTAAGGTTAAACATGGGTCTAGTACTATTGCTGAACATGTAAAATCTAGAAAACGATCCACTTCTCGAGTAACCAAGAAACGAACCATTCACCATATCAAAGGTACTGTATCCACTGCAGAACACCGAGTCGTTGGCAATCGTCGCAGTAAGATCTACCATGTAATGAATGGGCAAAATTATCATATGTCATCAGCTAATGCAGTTTACTTCAACAGTGAAGCTGCCGCACAAGCTGCTGGATATCGAAAATCATTAAGGTAG
- a CDS encoding thymidylate synthase produces the protein MAILEQPYLDLLEKIMTEGHDKDDRTGTGTRSYFGAQMRFDLTQGFPLLTTKKVPFGLIKSELLWFLRGDTNIRFLLEHNNHIWDEWAFKNWVQSPEYQGPDMTNFGLRSQSDPEFNQVYQAEMKKFDQRILDDPAFAQKYGNLGDVYGAQWRHWEKRTGGFIDQIADVIKQIKETPDSRRMIVTAWNPEDVPTSALPPCHVMFQFYVVDGKISVQLYQRSGDMFLGVPFNIASYSLLLNMIARETGLKVGEFVHTLGDAHIYRNHFSQVKELLSRMPYDSPELWLNPEKKHIEDFEMKDIKVLNYQHHGTIKAPVAV, from the coding sequence ATGGCAATTCTTGAACAACCATATTTGGATTTGTTAGAAAAAATTATGACTGAAGGACATGACAAGGATGATCGAACTGGTACTGGAACTAGATCATATTTTGGTGCCCAAATGCGTTTTGATTTGACACAGGGCTTTCCACTTTTAACGACTAAAAAGGTGCCATTTGGTTTGATTAAAAGTGAATTGTTGTGGTTCTTGCGTGGCGATACCAATATTCGCTTTTTGCTAGAGCATAACAATCATATTTGGGATGAATGGGCCTTCAAAAATTGGGTTCAAAGTCCTGAATATCAGGGTCCTGACATGACTAATTTTGGTTTGCGTAGTCAAAGTGATCCAGAATTTAATCAAGTTTATCAAGCAGAAATGAAGAAATTTGATCAGCGCATTCTTGATGATCCTGCTTTTGCCCAGAAATATGGCAACTTAGGTGATGTCTATGGGGCACAATGGCGTCATTGGGAAAAGCGGACAGGCGGTTTTATCGATCAAATTGCTGACGTGATTAAGCAAATTAAGGAAACGCCAGATTCTCGTAGAATGATTGTCACGGCCTGGAATCCGGAAGATGTGCCAACTAGTGCTTTGCCACCATGCCATGTCATGTTCCAATTTTATGTAGTCGATGGCAAAATTAGCGTGCAGCTTTATCAAAGAAGTGGTGATATGTTTTTAGGCGTGCCATTTAATATTGCTTCATATTCGCTGCTCTTGAACATGATTGCGCGTGAAACCGGCTTAAAAGTGGGTGAATTTGTACATACTTTAGGGGATGCACATATTTATCGCAACCACTTTAGCCAAGTAAAGGAATTGCTGAGTCGGATGCCATATGATTCACCTGAATTGTGGCTTAATCCTGAAAAAAAGCACATTGAAGACTTTGAAATGAAAGATATCAAAGTGCTGAATTATCAGCACCATGGCACGATCAAGGCACCGGTTGCAGTTTAG
- a CDS encoding ABC transporter ATP-binding protein, protein MYWLTYIKDRAWVKILLATALMGILYLAAQGMIYYIQFVIRVQEEEYNKKVRARLATHYFRDGQNHQVPAVQNRMTNDLEMIRKNYFDWYPIVPFYGSMFVAALVALLTINWSIFLTSVVIDIVSYFVPKLVQKKMEQATNNVSEQNKHYLDVLAKWFSGLEELRRYFAGAKLFQVGEKTSSKVEQAHVKQTATQQQLIILNGICNMVGQIILLSLTAFLITKNLVIFGAIMSVQNFAANISIGLQQTIQALSFMKSSQDLMKQVDGDATVIEKVKAGQEETPVAFSTKDLALQYPNGEKLTFPDIAVKPGEKILLTGDSGAGKSTLFKLILGELKPSAGKVEFQNSQGEVIEPNMSRIGYIPQEPNLFPGTIKENITLFNDQLDNQVDQVIDEVNFVADIKKFKAGVDEKIDLDDLNISGGQRQKIVLARSKIHGSDIILIDEGTSAIDQTSTMDILQKLLKSKTTIVFIAHNFNKQMQEMFDREIHLIKE, encoded by the coding sequence ATGTACTGGCTGACTTATATCAAAGATCGTGCTTGGGTGAAGATTTTACTTGCGACGGCTTTAATGGGGATTTTATATTTAGCTGCTCAAGGGATGATCTATTATATCCAATTTGTAATTCGAGTGCAGGAAGAAGAATATAATAAAAAGGTGCGCGCTCGTTTGGCTACACATTACTTTAGAGATGGTCAAAATCATCAAGTACCGGCCGTGCAAAATCGGATGACTAATGATTTAGAAATGATTAGAAAAAATTATTTTGATTGGTATCCAATTGTGCCGTTCTATGGCTCAATGTTTGTTGCGGCATTGGTGGCTCTACTTACAATTAATTGGTCAATCTTTTTGACTAGTGTAGTGATTGATATTGTTTCTTACTTTGTACCTAAATTAGTACAAAAGAAAATGGAACAAGCAACTAATAATGTTTCTGAGCAAAATAAGCATTATCTAGATGTTTTAGCTAAATGGTTCTCTGGCTTAGAAGAATTAAGAAGATATTTTGCTGGTGCTAAGTTATTTCAGGTAGGTGAAAAAACTTCAAGTAAAGTAGAACAGGCTCATGTTAAACAAACGGCTACTCAACAGCAATTAATTATTTTGAATGGGATCTGTAACATGGTAGGACAAATAATCCTGTTGTCTTTGACGGCTTTTTTGATCACTAAGAATTTAGTGATTTTTGGTGCAATTATGTCTGTCCAAAACTTTGCAGCTAATATTTCGATCGGCTTACAACAAACAATTCAGGCATTAAGTTTTATGAAATCGTCACAGGATTTAATGAAACAAGTTGATGGTGATGCTACTGTGATTGAAAAAGTTAAAGCTGGCCAAGAAGAGACACCAGTAGCATTTTCAACAAAAGATTTGGCTTTGCAGTATCCTAATGGTGAAAAGCTTACTTTTCCTGATATTGCAGTTAAACCTGGCGAGAAAATCTTATTAACAGGAGATTCAGGCGCAGGTAAGTCTACTTTATTTAAATTGATTTTGGGTGAACTTAAACCTAGTGCGGGCAAAGTTGAATTTCAAAATAGTCAAGGAGAGGTGATTGAACCTAATATGTCAAGAATTGGCTATATTCCACAAGAACCTAACCTTTTTCCTGGCACAATCAAAGAAAATATTACGTTGTTCAATGATCAACTTGATAATCAAGTTGATCAAGTGATTGATGAAGTTAATTTTGTGGCTGATATTAAAAAGTTTAAAGCTGGCGTTGATGAAAAAATTGACTTGGATGATTTGAATATTTCTGGAGGTCAACGACAAAAGATCGTATTGGCAAGATCGAAGATCCATGGTAGTGACATTATTTTGATTGATGAAGGAACTAGTGCAATTGATCAGACATCGACTATGGATATTTTACAAAAATTATTAAAAAGCAAGACCACAATTGTCTTTATTGCTCACAATTTTAATAAACAGATGCAGGAAATGTTTGATCGCGAAATTCATTTAATAAAAGAATAA
- a CDS encoding dihydrofolate reductase, which yields MLSFVWAEDQQHGIGIDGHLPWHLPADLKHFKEKTIGHPIIMGRKTFASLPHLLPERKHIVLTHRQELKQKYAGNEQVKIVSTLAELNEYLRQHQTEEICAIGGVSIFRALLDQVDLLEKTEIKANFKTDTVMPAINYDDFELVSREEHHHDEKNKYDYTFLTYHRKNK from the coding sequence ATGTTAAGTTTTGTTTGGGCTGAAGATCAGCAGCATGGTATTGGCATCGATGGCCATTTGCCTTGGCATCTGCCGGCTGACTTGAAGCATTTTAAGGAAAAGACCATAGGTCATCCGATCATCATGGGGCGAAAAACCTTTGCGAGTTTGCCTCACTTGTTACCAGAGAGAAAACATATTGTTTTAACTCATCGTCAAGAATTAAAGCAAAAATATGCGGGTAATGAGCAAGTGAAGATTGTGTCCACATTAGCTGAATTAAATGAATATCTTCGTCAACATCAGACTGAAGAAATCTGTGCAATTGGTGGAGTTTCAATCTTTAGGGCGTTACTTGATCAAGTTGATCTTTTAGAAAAAACAGAGATCAAAGCTAATTTTAAAACTGATACAGTGATGCCAGCGATTAACTATGATGATTTTGAATTAGTTAGTCGCGAAGAGCATCATCATGATGAAAAGAACAAGTATGACTATACTTTTTTAACTTATCATAGAAAAAATAAATAA
- a CDS encoding IS982 family transposase, whose amino-acid sequence MNCLKLKRFSHHLQVSFKDLVIICRHWYRLYAPAEFTHRRNIDQIKTTDSLILALLIWQAKTGIESQRRFCECFNCLSHSRFNRRSRQLLQLIYQIRQEMNKKVDLNGHFLIIDSFPVPVCQPIRNYRAKIFRGYANIGYKATKKIYFYGFKVHAIVSDDGYILDYVVTKASVHDAKETVELMENAHPSNYYLLGDEGYLGKELHQQLKQMGYELWTPYRKNMTGAKKHNDHQLMAIRRTIESDFSLLTYYNAENNRARSLIGFQSRLEIAILAYNLAYCLERFN is encoded by the coding sequence TTGAACTGCCTTAAGCTTAAGCGTTTTAGCCACCATTTACAAGTTAGTTTTAAAGATTTAGTGATAATTTGTCGGCACTGGTATCGTTTGTATGCACCGGCTGAGTTTACTCATCGGCGAAATATTGATCAAATTAAAACTACGGACAGTCTGATTTTGGCTTTACTTATCTGGCAAGCTAAGACAGGAATTGAATCACAAAGAAGATTCTGTGAATGTTTCAATTGTTTATCACACTCACGTTTTAATCGGCGTTCACGTCAGCTATTGCAATTGATTTATCAGATACGGCAAGAAATGAATAAAAAGGTTGACCTGAATGGACATTTCTTGATCATTGACAGCTTTCCGGTACCTGTTTGCCAACCAATTCGCAACTATCGTGCTAAAATTTTTCGCGGTTATGCCAACATTGGTTATAAGGCCACCAAGAAAATTTACTTCTATGGTTTCAAAGTTCATGCCATTGTTAGCGATGACGGTTACATTCTTGATTATGTCGTAACAAAAGCATCAGTTCATGATGCCAAGGAGACAGTTGAACTGATGGAAAATGCACATCCATCTAATTACTATCTTCTTGGCGACGAAGGCTATTTAGGCAAAGAACTGCATCAACAGCTAAAACAAATGGGTTATGAACTTTGGACACCATATCGTAAAAATATGACAGGAGCTAAAAAGCACAATGATCATCAATTGATGGCTATTCGCAGAACAATTGAAAGCGACTTTTCGCTTCTGACCTATTACAATGCCGAGAACAATCGAGCACGTAGTCTGATAGGCTTTCAAAGCCGGTTGGAAATTGCAATTTTAGCTTATAATTTGGCTTATTGTCTAGAACGATTTAACTAG
- a CDS encoding amino acid permease, with translation MNKKSKAPQLKRTMTAGQMEMISLGGAIGVGLFMGSTSTIKWTGPSVLLAYMFVGLILYIVMRALGEMLYINPGTGSFADYATEYVHPLAGYLAMWANVFEYIVVGMSEVVAATEYLKYWWPNISALWSGIIIIAFLLLANLASAKAYASLEFWFAMIKVVTIILMIILGFIVIFFGVGNGGHPTGFSNLWSHGGFFTGGIKGFFFSMSIIVGSYEGIELLGISAGEVANPQEAIVKSVKSVLFRILIFYVGAIFVIVTIYPWDKLDSLGSPFVTTFAKVGITAAASIINFVVLTAALSGANSGIYSSSRMLFKLSHDHEAPGIFKHISKRIVPDRAIMGISGGIFIGFVLNVIASQFNHSASDLFVIVFSSSVLPGMIPWFVILLAELRFRRHNKEAMQDHPFKLPLYPFSNYFAFAMLILIVIFMFINPDTRISVIAGALVLIVATIVYLVRHKSEFKKNN, from the coding sequence TTGAATAAAAAATCTAAAGCTCCTCAACTCAAACGAACAATGACAGCAGGCCAAATGGAGATGATCTCTCTTGGCGGTGCTATCGGTGTTGGTTTGTTTATGGGGTCAACCTCGACTATTAAATGGACCGGTCCGTCAGTATTATTAGCCTACATGTTTGTAGGGTTGATTTTATATATTGTAATGCGGGCATTAGGTGAGATGCTTTATATCAATCCAGGGACAGGTTCATTTGCTGATTATGCAACAGAATATGTACATCCCTTAGCCGGCTATTTAGCGATGTGGGCCAATGTCTTTGAATATATTGTAGTAGGAATGTCCGAAGTAGTCGCGGCAACTGAATATCTGAAGTATTGGTGGCCAAATATTTCAGCATTGTGGTCGGGCATAATTATTATTGCCTTTCTGCTTTTGGCCAACTTAGCTAGTGCTAAAGCCTATGCTTCATTAGAATTTTGGTTTGCCATGATCAAAGTAGTAACAATTATTCTAATGATTATTTTAGGCTTTATTGTTATTTTCTTTGGCGTTGGTAATGGGGGACATCCAACTGGCTTTAGCAATTTATGGTCTCACGGTGGTTTCTTTACTGGTGGAATAAAAGGATTTTTCTTTTCAATGTCAATCATTGTTGGTTCATATGAAGGAATCGAGTTATTAGGTATTTCTGCTGGAGAAGTAGCTAATCCACAAGAGGCAATCGTTAAAAGTGTTAAGTCAGTTTTGTTTAGAATTCTAATTTTCTATGTCGGAGCAATTTTTGTCATTGTAACGATTTATCCTTGGGATAAATTAGACAGCCTAGGTTCACCATTTGTAACGACTTTCGCTAAAGTAGGGATTACTGCGGCTGCTTCAATAATTAACTTCGTTGTTTTAACAGCGGCTCTTTCTGGAGCTAATTCAGGAATTTATTCTTCAAGTAGAATGCTGTTTAAACTGTCACATGATCATGAAGCTCCTGGTATTTTTAAGCATATTTCTAAGCGAATTGTACCCGATCGGGCAATTATGGGCATTTCTGGTGGTATTTTTATTGGTTTTGTTTTGAATGTAATTGCTTCGCAATTTAATCATTCAGCTAGTGATTTATTTGTAATTGTCTTCAGTTCATCTGTTTTACCAGGAATGATTCCTTGGTTTGTGATTTTATTAGCTGAATTAAGATTTAGACGGCATAACAAAGAAGCGATGCAAGATCATCCATTCAAGTTGCCTTTGTATCCATTCTCGAATTATTTTGCCTTTGCAATGTTAATACTGATTGTGATTTTTATGTTTATCAATCCTGATACAAGAATTTCAGTTATCGCTGGGGCACTAGTCTTGATTGTGGCAACAATTGTCTACTTAGTCAGACATAAAAGTGAATTTAAGAAAAATAATTAA
- a CDS encoding MetQ/NlpA family ABC transporter substrate-binding protein, protein MRKRRRRNTIIWTIIGILIVIAGWFSFGPGIPSQNQAKTVTVGIVGESKAEAAIWKSIAKTAKEKYGITLKTKNFTDYNQPNKALKSGDIDMNAFQHYAFLKDWNKANHGGVVAIGRTYIAPIRLYSRKYHKLSDLPDGATIAVPNDATNESRALFVLKNAGLIKLKKGKTLVTVADITSNPNNYKIKEIGAEQTGRVLNSVDASVVNNDYAGPAGLTDKQTIYIEPINKDSKQWINILCVKQGKQKDKLYQDVVMAYQTAETKKLTKKYYGNTQIAAWDVKLK, encoded by the coding sequence ATGAGAAAACGGAGAAGAAGAAATACCATTATTTGGACGATCATTGGGATACTGATCGTGATTGCAGGTTGGTTTAGTTTTGGTCCAGGAATTCCCAGTCAAAATCAGGCAAAAACTGTTACAGTCGGAATCGTTGGGGAAAGTAAAGCCGAAGCCGCAATTTGGAAGTCAATTGCTAAAACGGCTAAGGAAAAATATGGTATTACCTTAAAAACTAAGAACTTTACGGATTACAACCAACCTAACAAGGCCTTGAAGTCGGGCGATATTGACATGAATGCTTTTCAACACTATGCCTTCTTAAAGGATTGGAATAAGGCAAATCACGGTGGCGTTGTCGCCATTGGTAGAACCTACATCGCACCGATCAGACTTTATTCACGCAAGTATCATAAATTGAGTGACTTACCTGATGGTGCCACGATTGCAGTGCCTAACGATGCTACTAACGAATCAAGAGCACTGTTTGTTTTGAAAAATGCCGGCTTAATTAAGTTGAAGAAGGGTAAGACCTTAGTTACTGTAGCTGATATCACCAGCAATCCAAATAACTACAAGATTAAGGAAATCGGTGCTGAACAAACTGGTCGAGTATTGAATTCAGTTGACGCTTCTGTAGTAAATAATGATTATGCTGGTCCTGCTGGCTTGACTGATAAGCAAACGATTTACATTGAACCAATTAACAAAGATTCAAAACAATGGATTAACATTCTTTGTGTCAAACAAGGCAAACAAAAGGACAAGCTTTACCAAGATGTCGTCATGGCTTACCAAACTGCAGAAACTAAGAAGCTAACTAAGAAATACTATGGCAATACGCAAATTGCAGCCTGGGACGTTAAGTTGAAGTAA